In Chromatiales bacterium, the genomic stretch GGCGGGCCTGTCGGTGGCGAGCGGCAGATCCGTATAGATTTCACCGAGCAGGAAACACGAGCCGGCGTTGCGGTTGATCAGGTTGGTGTGTTTGCCGATCCAGCCAAGGCCGGCGGCTTCGGCGAGTGGCTTTTCCATCACCGGTGCACTGTCGGTGAATACACGGTAGCTGTGCGGCTGCACTTCCTCGGTGATGCGGTTCGCGAGCTTTTGCAGTCGCTGGCGCAGCGTCTTGTGATAGTCGCGTCCCAATGCGTAGCGCGCGATATAGCCGCGCTCCGGATCGGCAAGGCTGCGGGCGGCCGCGCTCACATCGGCGTTGAGGTAGTCCATGCGCGCTGAAATTACCCGGCAGGTGCCTGGCCACAGTTCAGCCGGCCGGCTGCGCTTGCTGCCATGTCGGGCCATGTAGGTGAGTTCGCCGTGGAGGCCGGCATCCAGCCATGCGCCGAGCCGGGCTTCTGCCGTGCTGAGGTCGATATGGGTGATACCTATCTGCTGAAAACCGAGCGCGAGGCCCCAGCGCTTGATGTGCAGGGCAAGTTCGGGAGAGTCGGGTAGAAGCTCTGACACGGTATCCGCAGGAAGGCCCGGTGCATCCCGGGGCATCAGTATAATCATCGCCATGACTGATATGGCACGCAGCGTGTGGACACCGGCACAGGTCCGTGAAATCGATCGCATGGCGGTCGGGTACTGCGGGATTCCAGGCTATGAACTGATGACCCGCGCCGGCGAGGCGGCGTTTGGCATTGCCTGTCAGCGCTGGCCGGAGGCCCGTCGCTGGCTGGTGCTCTGCGGTGCCGGCAACAATGCGGGCGATGGCTATGTTGTCGCGCGGCTGGCACAGGCCGCGGGTCTGGATGTCACCGTGGCTGCACTGTCTGATCCGGCTTGCCTGCAGGGTGATGCCGCCACGGCCTGGCGCGACTACAGGGATGCGGGCGGTATGACGCAGCCATTTTCGGCAGCTCTCATCGACAGCTCCGAGCTGGTCGTCGACGCGCTGCTCGGCACCGGTCTGCAACGGCCGGTTGCCGGCGAGTACCTGGCGGCTATCGAAGCCGTGAATGCCGAGGCACGACCGGTGCTGGCGCTCGATGTGCCAAGCGGGCTCGACAGTCTCAGTGGCGCCGTCCTCGGTGCGGCAATGTGGGCCGATCTGACCGTTACTTTTGTCGGGCTCAAGGCGGGTCTGTATCTGGGCTCGGGGCCTGAGTATTGCGGCGAGATCGAGTTTGCCGGGCTGGATATCCCGGTCAGTGCCGTGCAGCAACTGGAAACAGCACCGCTTTTCAATCTCTATGGCAGGGACGATCTGTTGCACTTGTTGCCGCCGCGCCCGGCCAATGCGCACAAGGGCAGTTTCGGGCATCTGCTGATCGTCGGCGGTAATCGCGGCATG encodes the following:
- a CDS encoding NAD(P)H-hydrate dehydratase; the protein is MARSVWTPAQVREIDRMAVGYCGIPGYELMTRAGEAAFGIACQRWPEARRWLVLCGAGNNAGDGYVVARLAQAAGLDVTVAALSDPACLQGDAATAWRDYRDAGGMTQPFSAALIDSSELVVDALLGTGLQRPVAGEYLAAIEAVNAEARPVLALDVPSGLDSLSGAVLGAAMWADLTVTFVGLKAGLYLGSGPEYCGEIEFAGLDIPVSAVQQLETAPLFNLYGRDDLLHLLPPRPANAHKGSFGHLLIVGGNRGMSGAVRLAGEAALRAGAGLVTVATRPEHALWLPLTRPELMCSGVGSARDLAPLLERATIVACGPGLGRDPWAQELFDMVAGSGLPLVLDADALNLLADRKLRRDNWILTPHPGEAGRLLGTSSVRVQGDRFGVLKQLCRQYGGTVVLKGRGTLIGCEDSVPVLIDRGNPGMATAGMGDVLTGLVAGLAAQTGAVDVPTAAGAAFVHAAAGDAAALTGERGLLASDLFAQFRTWLNPAH
- the queG gene encoding tRNA epoxyqueuosine(34) reductase QueG yields the protein MPRDAPGLPADTVSELLPDSPELALHIKRWGLALGFQQIGITHIDLSTAEARLGAWLDAGLHGELTYMARHGSKRSRPAELWPGTCRVISARMDYLNADVSAAARSLADPERGYIARYALGRDYHKTLRQRLQKLANRITEEVQPHSYRVFTDSAPVMEKPLAEAAGLGWIGKHTNLINRNAGSCFLLGEIYTDLPLATDRPASNHCGSCQACLDICPTQAIIAPYQLDARRCISYFTIETRGPIPVELRAAMGNRIFGCDDCQLVCPWNKFARPGTESDFAVRHGLDKAGLIELFSWTEAEWSSRTEGSALRRTGYPGWLRNIAVALGNAPSSAEVLAALQARRDHPLELVREHVAWALAQHEARAAATEN